The Methanoplanus sp. FWC-SCC4 genome has a window encoding:
- a CDS encoding RAD55 family ATPase: protein MVAEIEVITSIGDHKRSTGVVGLDFQLGGGIPKGKTVIIYGDALSGCDRFAHQFWLADKSGESTYFMIDGKCEEGMIPAGDLSIEEIQSGMKGNWVVVDSLSSIIEKYGIKEAVSILTKGSEAILNSGGNIMMTLYRGIHSPQDETKIMRSADIFISLTDLMHGSEIERTLAINKIPGEDVPRRAYPYNIMADGIELSTTARVV from the coding sequence ATGGTAGCAGAAATCGAAGTGATAACTTCCATTGGTGATCATAAGAGATCTACAGGAGTTGTCGGTCTTGATTTTCAACTGGGAGGAGGCATTCCAAAAGGAAAAACAGTAATAATATACGGCGACGCTCTCTCAGGTTGTGATCGCTTTGCCCACCAGTTCTGGCTTGCTGATAAATCAGGTGAAAGTACATATTTTATGATTGATGGAAAGTGCGAAGAGGGAATGATTCCGGCCGGTGATTTATCAATAGAAGAGATACAGTCCGGGATGAAAGGAAACTGGGTTGTGGTGGATTCACTGTCTTCAATTATTGAAAAATATGGCATTAAAGAAGCAGTTTCCATTTTAACAAAAGGATCTGAGGCCATACTAAATTCCGGCGGAAATATTATGATGACATTGTACAGGGGTATTCATTCTCCGCAGGATGAAACAAAAATAATGCGTTCTGCGGATATTTTTATATCACTCACAGATTTGATGCACGGAAGTGAGATCGAAAGAACTCTTGCAATAAATAAAATACCGGGTGAAGATGTACCGAGAAGGGCATACCCGTATAATATAATGGCAGACGGAATTGAACTTTCAACAACAGCAAGGGTCGTTTGA
- a CDS encoding acyltransferase family protein, with product MDERFTNNFDILRFFAAATIIFSHSFALILGYSNVFLFDWHLLIGQLGLATLLVISGYLITQSWERKPDLKRFFWKRSLRIFPGMILSIVFVMFLIGPLVTNMSINQYFESLFNPSTWAAIPFYTNGAILGIFTDNPVTYVNAPFWTIPVEFILYILIVFLGITGLLMRRKCLFPFMFSVLLLWLMWYENPALNKIRFVLYFLIGAYLYTKRETIGFKWWILAALWIPAILSYGTIFMFFFAFFAIPYTVLYIANIPSKKLNSFGKFGDFSFGMYIFGYPLQQTIIHFFPGIGIGALIGLSFLIIIPVSILSWHLVEKRVLTLKNTDFFVNKSIEKQNI from the coding sequence ATGGATGAACGTTTTACAAACAATTTTGACATTTTAAGATTTTTTGCAGCGGCAACAATTATTTTTTCGCACTCTTTTGCACTGATTCTTGGTTATTCAAATGTATTCCTGTTTGACTGGCATCTTTTAATAGGACAGTTGGGACTTGCAACACTACTTGTAATAAGCGGTTATCTTATTACCCAGAGCTGGGAGAGAAAACCGGATTTGAAAAGATTTTTCTGGAAAAGAAGTCTGAGAATTTTTCCGGGAATGATATTATCAATTGTTTTTGTAATGTTTCTAATTGGCCCGCTTGTGACAAACATGAGTATAAACCAGTACTTTGAATCACTTTTTAATCCGTCAACTTGGGCAGCAATTCCTTTCTATACAAACGGGGCCATACTGGGAATTTTTACTGACAATCCTGTAACTTATGTAAACGCCCCGTTCTGGACAATTCCCGTGGAATTCATCCTCTACATACTAATAGTGTTTTTGGGAATTACGGGACTTTTGATGAGAAGGAAATGTCTTTTCCCCTTCATGTTTTCAGTTCTGCTCCTCTGGCTTATGTGGTATGAAAACCCTGCACTCAACAAAATAAGATTCGTCCTCTACTTCCTTATCGGAGCTTATCTCTACACAAAAAGAGAAACAATCGGGTTTAAATGGTGGATTCTGGCAGCATTATGGATACCGGCAATTCTCTCATACGGGACAATATTTATGTTCTTCTTTGCATTCTTTGCAATACCATATACCGTTTTGTACATCGCAAATATACCGTCAAAGAAACTCAACAGTTTTGGAAAATTCGGGGATTTTTCATTCGGCATGTATATTTTTGGATATCCTCTGCAGCAGACCATTATTCACTTTTTCCCGGGAATCGGCATAGGTGCATTGATCGGACTTTCATTTCTTATTATAATACCTGTTTCAATCCTTTCATGGCATCTCGTTGAAAAAAGAGTTTTAACACTAAAAAATACAGATTTTTTCGTGAATAAATCAATAGAAAAACAAAATATATAA
- a CDS encoding methionine synthase: MTIVRKLLPTTVVGSYPAVRGKGLKSIINPFAGALETAVSDQINAGIDIISSGQIRGDMITSFTSQIPGIKNQTVSGPVLPSPKAITADDTRYALSRHPKVKAMLAGPSTISHALKIETPNYRNRDELVLDLAQVIASEASKLESLGITIFQIDEPILSTGIANMNTAYEAVNAITGVLRVPTCLHICGNIENVLDDVLKFPVDILDFEFSCNKDNLEAVSKKEIADKQIGFGAVDSSDTEIDSMETIVKRIEKGVDIFGPEKLLIDPDCGLRMHTREVAFAKLKNMVSATDKVRSEL; encoded by the coding sequence ATGACGATAGTTAGAAAACTTCTTCCGACAACCGTTGTCGGAAGTTATCCGGCAGTTAGAGGAAAGGGTTTAAAATCAATCATAAACCCTTTTGCAGGAGCTCTCGAAACAGCTGTTTCTGATCAGATCAATGCAGGAATTGACATTATATCCAGCGGACAGATCCGTGGAGATATGATTACATCATTTACATCCCAGATACCTGGCATTAAAAATCAGACAGTGTCAGGTCCGGTATTGCCATCTCCAAAGGCAATTACAGCAGATGACACCAGATATGCCTTATCCAGACATCCTAAAGTAAAAGCCATGCTTGCAGGACCATCTACAATTTCTCATGCTCTTAAAATTGAAACACCAAATTATCGAAACCGTGATGAACTTGTACTTGATCTCGCCCAGGTTATTGCATCAGAAGCATCAAAGCTCGAATCACTAGGAATAACAATATTCCAGATTGATGAACCCATATTATCAACAGGCATTGCCAATATGAATACAGCTTATGAGGCAGTTAACGCAATTACCGGAGTTCTGCGTGTCCCGACATGCCTTCACATCTGTGGAAATATTGAAAACGTACTTGATGATGTGTTAAAATTCCCGGTAGACATTCTTGACTTTGAATTTTCATGCAACAAAGATAATCTCGAAGCCGTCTCTAAAAAAGAAATTGCAGACAAGCAGATCGGTTTTGGTGCAGTTGACTCCTCTGATACTGAAATAGACAGTATGGAAACAATTGTTAAACGCATCGAAAAAGGTGTTGATATATTCGGACCTGAAAAACTTTTAATCGATCCTGACTGCGGACTGAGGATGCACACAAGGGAAGTTGCTTTTGCCAAACTAAAAAATATGGTATCTGCAACAGACAAAGTCCGATCTGAATTATAA
- the aspS gene encoding aspartate--tRNA(Asn) ligase, translating into MRISLKEVTAETETAEVIGWVHEVRDLGGLSFYILRDRTGFLQATVVKKKAPEAVLEAAKEVSRESVVKISGTVKPTEKAPGGRELIPDSFEIISKAETPLPLDVSEKVLAEVETRLDNRYLDARRPKVGAIFQIRSAVTHGINDYFFNNGFININTSKIVAAATEGGTELFPIAYFEKEAFLNQSPQLYKQMMMAAGFEKVFEIAPIFRAEEHNTTRHLNEATSIDVEFSFADHNDAMDLLEDVVIAAYENVEKNCSDEIATLGIDFEIPKKSFPRISYAEAIDIAAARIEEDIGYGDDLSTAAERAIGEEMGVHYFITDWPTAIKPYYAMPYEDEPEICKAFDMMHPRMELSSGAQRVHQHDLLVEQIQSKGLSPESFEFYLKPFKYGMPPHAGWGMGMERLIMTMLDLPNIREAVLFPRDRHRVTP; encoded by the coding sequence ATGAGAATTTCACTGAAAGAAGTAACAGCAGAAACTGAGACTGCAGAGGTCATAGGATGGGTACATGAAGTACGTGACCTTGGCGGACTCTCTTTTTATATATTAAGAGACAGAACAGGATTTTTACAGGCAACTGTCGTTAAGAAAAAAGCACCTGAAGCAGTCTTAGAAGCTGCAAAGGAAGTTTCACGCGAATCTGTTGTAAAAATCTCCGGTACAGTAAAACCAACCGAAAAAGCTCCGGGCGGAAGAGAACTAATTCCGGATTCTTTTGAGATCATCAGCAAAGCAGAAACACCCCTTCCGCTTGATGTTTCGGAAAAAGTTCTTGCTGAAGTAGAAACAAGACTTGACAACCGCTACCTTGATGCAAGAAGACCAAAGGTAGGGGCAATATTTCAGATAAGAAGTGCTGTAACACACGGAATTAATGATTATTTCTTCAACAACGGTTTCATAAACATCAATACGTCAAAGATTGTTGCTGCAGCGACCGAAGGAGGAACAGAATTATTCCCTATTGCATACTTTGAAAAAGAGGCTTTCTTAAACCAGAGTCCACAGCTCTATAAACAGATGATGATGGCAGCAGGTTTTGAAAAAGTGTTTGAGATTGCTCCAATATTCAGGGCAGAAGAACACAACACTACAAGACACTTAAACGAAGCCACATCTATTGATGTTGAATTCTCTTTTGCAGATCATAATGATGCAATGGATCTTTTGGAAGATGTTGTAATTGCAGCATATGAAAATGTTGAGAAAAACTGCAGTGATGAAATTGCAACACTCGGAATTGATTTTGAGATTCCAAAAAAGTCATTCCCCAGAATATCATATGCCGAGGCAATAGATATTGCAGCAGCAAGAATTGAAGAAGACATAGGATACGGAGATGACCTCTCAACCGCTGCAGAGCGTGCAATCGGAGAGGAAATGGGTGTCCACTACTTCATCACCGACTGGCCAACGGCAATAAAACCATATTACGCAATGCCATACGAAGACGAACCTGAAATCTGCAAGGCATTTGATATGATGCATCCAAGAATGGAACTTTCAAGCGGTGCACAGCGTGTTCATCAGCATGATCTCCTTGTTGAACAGATTCAGAGCAAAGGTTTATCTCCTGAAAGCTTTGAATTTTACTTAAAGCCGTTTAAATACGGCATGCCGCCTCACGCAGGATGGGGAATGGGAATGGAGCGTTTAATTATGACTATGCTCGACCTTCCAAACATCAGAGAAGCTGTTCTCTTCCCGCGTGACCGTCACAGAGTTACACCATGA
- a CDS encoding universal stress protein, giving the protein MIKKIMVALDGSAQSEKALQVAVQETKLRGGELHAVYVVQHIITHQMMFDSGTKTPQIAGFDLANEILVKEAERVLTSAEETARDSEVNFIAHRLFGDPRDEIISFAEEKGIDLIILGTKGKSNLERMVLGSVSSAVVKNSGKTTLLVR; this is encoded by the coding sequence ATGATAAAGAAAATAATGGTTGCTCTTGATGGCTCTGCACAGTCTGAAAAAGCTTTGCAGGTTGCAGTTCAGGAAACAAAACTCAGGGGAGGAGAGCTTCATGCAGTATATGTGGTACAGCATATAATTACACACCAGATGATGTTTGATTCAGGAACCAAAACTCCCCAGATCGCAGGTTTTGATCTTGCAAATGAAATTCTTGTAAAAGAGGCCGAAAGAGTACTTACTTCTGCTGAGGAGACGGCCCGTGATAGTGAAGTGAATTTTATTGCGCACAGATTGTTTGGAGATCCAAGAGATGAGATCATCTCGTTTGCAGAGGAAAAGGGTATTGATCTTATAATTCTGGGAACCAAGGGCAAAAGCAATCTTGAAAGAATGGTTCTTGGAAGTGTAAGTTCGGCGGTTGTTAAGAACAGCGGAAAAACAACTCTTCTTGTGAGGTAA
- a CDS encoding 2-phospho-L-lactate transferase CofD family protein, which produces MITFISGGPESLKLIRAFRTIHYDNEISVIANTSDNIWMSGNLVSPDLYDLIFLFSGILNTAKWSGIKGDTYSTGNFLTKIHRDEFYPVGDKERSLHIAISDLLRDKKNLTQASEILCQNLKITSKILPVSNSRYSSYVSVDEETMHVLEFRQRFKEDRDMENRASVNLDFFKKPIITKDVSDIIKQSDAVIVGPGRFNTTISPILACEGMIKALKNSFTIAFPPDLPEDFCTDKYPSLLKITEKYNSFSDISVKNIREDKTEKDVIYLDTTLSSRNRAESLAWDLLSVIRSQSH; this is translated from the coding sequence ATGATTACATTCATCTCCGGCGGTCCCGAATCCTTAAAATTAATAAGAGCTTTTAGAACAATCCATTATGATAATGAAATATCCGTTATCGCCAATACATCAGACAATATCTGGATGAGTGGAAATCTTGTATCTCCTGATCTGTATGATTTAATCTTTCTTTTTTCAGGCATCCTGAATACAGCAAAGTGGTCAGGAATAAAGGGAGACACTTATTCAACAGGAAACTTTTTGACCAAAATTCACAGAGATGAATTCTATCCTGTCGGGGATAAGGAAAGATCATTACATATCGCGATAAGCGATCTCTTAAGGGATAAAAAGAATCTTACGCAGGCCAGTGAAATACTCTGTCAGAATTTAAAAATAACATCAAAAATCCTGCCTGTTTCAAATTCACGCTATTCATCATATGTATCTGTTGATGAGGAAACAATGCATGTCCTTGAATTCAGGCAAAGATTTAAAGAAGACAGGGACATGGAAAACAGGGCATCTGTTAATCTGGATTTTTTCAAAAAACCCATAATAACAAAAGATGTATCAGATATTATTAAACAAAGTGATGCTGTCATCGTAGGACCCGGCAGATTTAATACTACAATATCCCCCATTCTCGCATGTGAAGGAATGATTAAAGCACTAAAGAATAGTTTTACGATCGCATTTCCTCCGGATTTGCCTGAAGATTTTTGTACTGATAAATACCCGTCACTTCTAAAAATAACAGAGAAATACAATTCCTTCTCAGACATTTCTGTGAAAAACATCAGGGAAGACAAAACGGAAAAGGATGTTATTTATCTTGATACAACCCTTTCCTCCAGAAACAGGGCAGAATCTCTGGCATGGGATCTTCTTTCAGTTATCAGAAGCCAGAGCCATTAA
- a CDS encoding DUF7544 domain-containing protein gives MSDYFAFSSIDDAISKTKALLWPFNWSIWLRIAIISFFVGGISGINPFQFTSPSGNGSIDSAGINEIMNIMPIIIAITALIIFLALIFGYLSSVFQFVFVDCLSKEEFTLRKFFRQELGRGARLFAFQILLAIAFVAIIIIAGLLMFAGISGFGDIPNTAILGAIISVFLLVFLLSIPVLIVTLFTIDFVVPIMIRENCGIIEGWKHCWSVMKKDWWQTIVYLVMKIILSIVVMLLMFIAIMIAALIIAIPFFILALLALGFAAGEAAFVLLLIVFIILLIPVALLMSVPFATFLKYYSLDVLGKMEPNYKMIE, from the coding sequence ATGTCAGATTACTTTGCATTTTCAAGCATAGATGATGCAATATCAAAAACAAAAGCATTATTGTGGCCATTTAACTGGAGCATATGGTTAAGGATTGCAATAATATCATTTTTTGTTGGGGGGATATCCGGAATAAATCCATTCCAGTTTACCAGTCCCTCAGGAAACGGTTCCATAGATAGTGCAGGCATTAATGAAATAATGAATATAATGCCGATTATTATTGCCATAACTGCACTGATAATCTTCCTTGCCCTGATATTTGGTTATCTTTCAAGCGTATTCCAGTTTGTATTTGTAGATTGTCTTTCCAAAGAAGAATTCACATTAAGAAAATTCTTCAGGCAGGAGCTTGGAAGAGGAGCAAGACTTTTTGCATTTCAGATTTTGCTTGCAATCGCCTTTGTTGCAATAATCATAATAGCCGGTCTGCTGATGTTTGCAGGAATCTCAGGCTTTGGTGATATACCAAACACAGCAATATTGGGAGCGATTATATCGGTATTCTTATTGGTATTTCTTTTATCAATCCCGGTTCTTATTGTAACATTATTCACAATCGACTTTGTTGTTCCTATTATGATCAGGGAAAACTGCGGGATAATAGAAGGCTGGAAGCACTGCTGGAGTGTTATGAAAAAAGACTGGTGGCAGACGATTGTCTATCTGGTTATGAAAATTATCCTCTCAATTGTTGTAATGCTCCTTATGTTCATTGCAATAATGATCGCCGCCCTGATTATCGCTATACCATTCTTCATACTGGCGCTTTTGGCTTTGGGTTTTGCTGCAGGTGAGGCTGCATTTGTTCTCCTTTTGATTGTATTTATAATACTTTTAATTCCGGTCGCACTATTAATGAGTGTGCCTTTTGCAACATTTCTGAAATATTACAGCCTTGATGTTCTTGGGAAAATGGAACCAAATTATAAAATGATAGAATAA
- the cofD gene encoding 2-phospho-L-lactate transferase, which produces MKITFLSGGTGTPKLIRGFRNHLQDDEISVIVNTAEDMWIYGSHLSPDIDTVMYLFAGLLNTDTWWGIKGDTTITNDFLKEIGEDTYLTMGDRDRAINIARGRMLKSGISLTKSTKQICRSLNISANIIPMADSEITTNIKTNSGLIHFQEFWVKHRGKIPIKEIVRYYKTEPVATKEAVSAIKEADLVIIGPSNPVTSISPILECKGIKEALKEKYVIAISPFIGNEPISGPAKELMEAWNLPPTSKGTFELYKDFIDLFIQDVRDSEIIKNAIKFDTLMINEEVSSRLAEDILKVFREKI; this is translated from the coding sequence ATGAAGATTACTTTCCTTTCCGGGGGTACAGGCACACCAAAACTAATCCGTGGCTTTAGAAATCATCTTCAGGATGATGAAATTTCCGTTATTGTAAACACTGCAGAGGATATGTGGATATACGGAAGTCACCTTTCACCTGATATTGACACTGTTATGTATCTTTTTGCAGGACTTTTGAATACAGATACATGGTGGGGCATTAAGGGAGACACCACAATAACAAATGACTTTCTTAAAGAAATCGGGGAAGACACCTATCTGACAATGGGTGATCGCGATCGTGCGATAAATATTGCAAGAGGAAGAATGTTAAAATCAGGTATTTCTCTAACAAAGTCCACAAAACAGATCTGCAGGAGTCTTAATATTTCAGCCAATATCATCCCTATGGCTGATTCAGAAATAACAACAAACATAAAAACCAATTCCGGCTTAATTCACTTTCAGGAATTCTGGGTTAAACACAGAGGAAAAATTCCAATTAAAGAAATTGTAAGATACTACAAGACCGAACCTGTTGCCACTAAAGAGGCAGTCTCAGCAATCAAAGAGGCTGATCTTGTAATAATCGGGCCATCAAATCCTGTTACAAGCATATCGCCAATACTTGAATGCAAAGGAATTAAAGAAGCACTGAAAGAAAAATATGTCATTGCGATAAGTCCTTTTATTGGAAACGAACCTATAAGCGGACCTGCAAAAGAACTTATGGAGGCATGGAATTTACCTCCCACTTCAAAAGGAACTTTTGAATTATACAAAGATTTCATTGATCTTTTTATTCAGGACGTAAGAGACAGTGAAATAATCAAAAACGCCATTAAATTTGATACACTTATGATAAATGAGGAAGTAAGCAGCAGACTTGCAGAGGATATTCTAAAAGTATTCAGGGAAAAGATCTGA
- a CDS encoding HD domain-containing protein, translating into MKIIKDPVHGYVEVDERILPLLDSVPVQRLRYIKQLGFSHMVYPGANHTRFEHSLGTMHLARLMSQSLNLSSEDVMLVTVSALLHDIGHGPYSHATEGIMEKYTKRSHQEIKHLVTEGPVAEELFRIGIEPAEICSMIEGEHNLAGIIHGDLDVDRMDYLLRDAHYTGVPYGTVDAHRLIRSSIITDKGLVLKENGINAAESLLIARTLMRPAVYFHHVSRIAEAMVKKAAIEHLKSIGFENTEYLLNLYDGSFFMEISNSASDVSKRLMKSLYQRNLYKRAIYVGMDQVKYSSLLKVISLKDEDSIAAVVCEATGLPDEKVLVDIPALPSSMSIEVQVRNHNDLLSLESLSPLTKTLNETRKQQWRLGIYTTPDNRRIVEEAAYEILNIEKPTKQDKLII; encoded by the coding sequence ATGAAAATAATAAAAGATCCTGTTCATGGTTATGTTGAAGTGGATGAAAGAATTCTTCCACTTCTTGATTCAGTACCTGTTCAGAGATTAAGGTATATCAAGCAGCTTGGTTTTTCCCACATGGTATATCCGGGTGCAAACCATACCCGATTTGAGCATTCTCTTGGTACAATGCACCTTGCACGTCTTATGAGTCAGAGTCTGAATCTATCTTCTGAAGATGTAATGCTTGTTACAGTCTCGGCACTTTTGCATGATATAGGACATGGGCCATATTCCCACGCAACAGAAGGGATTATGGAGAAATATACAAAAAGGAGTCATCAGGAAATAAAACACCTGGTTACTGAGGGGCCGGTTGCAGAGGAGCTTTTTAGAATCGGCATCGAACCGGCAGAAATTTGTTCTATGATTGAGGGAGAACACAATCTTGCGGGAATAATTCATGGCGACCTTGATGTTGACAGAATGGACTACCTCCTGCGTGATGCACATTATACGGGAGTTCCATATGGGACAGTAGATGCACATCGCCTGATTAGAAGTTCAATAATTACGGATAAAGGTCTTGTATTAAAAGAGAACGGGATTAATGCCGCGGAGTCACTGCTTATTGCAAGAACACTAATGAGGCCTGCTGTATATTTTCATCATGTAAGCAGAATTGCAGAGGCGATGGTAAAAAAGGCAGCAATAGAACATTTAAAATCAATAGGATTTGAGAATACCGAGTATCTGTTAAATCTTTATGACGGATCCTTTTTTATGGAGATCTCAAATTCCGCTTCTGATGTTTCAAAAAGACTCATGAAATCACTTTATCAACGAAATCTCTATAAAAGAGCGATCTACGTGGGGATGGATCAGGTAAAGTATTCATCCCTTTTAAAAGTGATTTCTCTTAAAGATGAGGACAGCATAGCAGCGGTGGTTTGTGAGGCAACAGGTCTGCCTGATGAAAAGGTGCTTGTAGACATACCCGCTCTGCCATCATCCATGTCAATAGAAGTTCAGGTTAGAAACCATAATGATCTGTTGTCTCTGGAAAGCCTTTCTCCTTTAACAAAAACCCTCAATGAGACAAGAAAGCAACAGTGGCGTCTTGGCATATATACAACTCCCGATAACAGGAGGATTGTTGAGGAAGCGGCATATGAAATATTAAATATAGAAAAACCAACAAAGCAGGACAAACTAATTATATAG
- a CDS encoding UbiX family flavin prenyltransferase — MKKYVVAVTGASGIIYARRLLEVLTDKADVSVVISDIAKKIADYEEVDLSGFNAVYVDENDMFADIASGSFKYDGMVIIPCSMKTLAAISAGFSNNLITRAADVCLKEGRKCILMPREMPFSRIHLKNMLNLTESGATIMVMSPGFYNKPKTIDDLVDMVVARALDHLGVEHNIGKRWSGYDA; from the coding sequence ATGAAAAAGTATGTCGTGGCAGTAACCGGTGCAAGTGGGATAATTTATGCAAGAAGACTTCTTGAGGTCCTCACAGATAAGGCCGATGTTTCAGTAGTAATTTCAGACATTGCCAAAAAAATAGCTGATTATGAGGAAGTGGATCTTTCCGGGTTTAATGCGGTCTATGTAGATGAAAATGATATGTTTGCGGATATTGCAAGCGGCTCTTTTAAATATGATGGTATGGTTATCATCCCGTGCAGTATGAAGACCCTTGCGGCAATAAGTGCGGGATTTTCTAACAATCTTATTACAAGAGCTGCAGATGTCTGTCTTAAAGAAGGGAGAAAATGTATCCTGATGCCAAGAGAGATGCCGTTTTCAAGAATACATCTGAAAAATATGCTGAATCTGACAGAGTCCGGTGCGACAATAATGGTTATGAGTCCGGGATTTTACAATAAGCCAAAAACAATAGATGATCTTGTCGACATGGTTGTTGCAAGAGCCCTTGATCATCTGGGAGTTGAACACAATATAGGTAAACGATGGAGTGGATATGATGCGTGA
- a CDS encoding UbiD family decarboxylase, with protein MRDFIEKMREEGLVVDIEDEVSSIFEAPKIASKTDKLVFFHKLDRKHRAVMNVTASRKALSLALGYSEDQTVQNLSKAEYNGNLKSAGKLQMHHPDLYSLPIMKHFPKDAGKYLTSAIVFSEYKGITNASIHRMLVLDDKRLAARLVEGRHTHNLLKAALADGEKLPVAIIIGAHPAVTFASCTRVPEEKELPFAAELLGGEIDVYECPNGVKVPDAEIVLEGYITAELVDEAPFVDITGTYDPVRLGPVIEITGMHIKNDPIYHGILPGGNEHKLLMGMPYEPKIYRTVSGVTTVRNVSLTTGGCGYLHGVVQIRKNTEGDAKNAIMAAFAAHTSLKHVVIVDEDIDLFNMEDVEYAIATRVRGDKDIMVIEGVRGSSLDPCRIGDGLNVKVGVDATMVMGKEDEFIRATWDD; from the coding sequence ATGCGTGATTTTATAGAAAAAATGAGAGAAGAGGGTTTGGTTGTTGACATAGAAGATGAGGTTTCGTCCATTTTTGAAGCTCCAAAAATTGCTTCTAAGACGGATAAACTTGTATTTTTCCATAAACTCGACCGTAAACACAGGGCTGTTATGAATGTTACTGCAAGCAGGAAAGCTCTTTCACTTGCTCTTGGTTACTCTGAAGATCAAACTGTTCAGAATCTTTCAAAGGCTGAATACAATGGAAATCTAAAATCTGCCGGAAAACTTCAGATGCACCATCCTGATTTGTATTCCCTTCCTATAATGAAACATTTCCCAAAGGATGCAGGCAAATATCTTACGTCTGCCATAGTATTTTCTGAATATAAGGGTATAACTAACGCCTCTATTCACAGGATGCTTGTTCTTGATGACAAAAGGCTTGCCGCAAGACTTGTTGAAGGGCGTCATACACATAATCTTTTAAAAGCGGCACTTGCAGACGGTGAAAAACTTCCTGTTGCAATAATAATCGGTGCACATCCTGCTGTAACTTTTGCATCATGCACCCGTGTTCCTGAAGAAAAGGAACTACCTTTTGCAGCAGAACTTCTGGGTGGCGAGATTGATGTCTACGAATGTCCTAACGGAGTAAAAGTTCCTGATGCGGAAATTGTACTTGAGGGGTATATAACAGCTGAATTGGTTGATGAAGCACCATTTGTGGATATCACAGGTACTTATGACCCTGTAAGGCTTGGACCTGTTATAGAAATTACCGGTATGCATATCAAAAATGATCCGATTTATCATGGTATTCTTCCGGGTGGAAATGAGCATAAGCTCTTAATGGGAATGCCTTATGAACCAAAAATTTACCGTACTGTTTCAGGAGTTACAACAGTTCGCAATGTTTCACTTACAACAGGCGGATGTGGTTATCTTCACGGTGTTGTCCAGATTCGTAAAAACACAGAAGGAGATGCTAAAAATGCCATAATGGCAGCTTTTGCGGCCCATACCTCTTTAAAGCATGTTGTTATTGTTGATGAGGATATTGATCTTTTCAATATGGAGGATGTTGAATATGCAATTGCAACCCGTGTAAGAGGGGATAAAGATATAATGGTAATTGAAGGAGTAAGAGGCTCTTCACTTGATCCCTGCCGCATTGGTGACGGTTTAAATGTTAAGGTCGGTGTTGATGCGACAATGGTAATGGGAAAAGAAGATGAATTTATTAGAGCTACATGGGATGACTGA